A section of the Chloroflexota bacterium genome encodes:
- a CDS encoding alpha/beta hydrolase, which produces MEALAEVRIPAFEGVHLHAMVAGPDDGPLAVLLHGFPECWYSWRRQMPALAKAGFRVVAPDQRGYNLSDKPSDVHAYRLDALTADVAAILDWAGRERAVIVGHDWGGAVAWRFAMDYPDRVERLVIMNAPHPVAFARELRHWSQRRRSWYMFFFQIPWLPEALLALSPMGTARFFFRKVAVRKGAFSDDDLRAFAAAMAQPGALRSMIHWYRAAFRHPPAQRVRPIEAPTLLIWAVDDIALGVELTRGLEKWVPNLTIHYIPDCGHWVQNEAAEEVNGALLDFLGARGA; this is translated from the coding sequence ATGGAGGCTCTCGCCGAAGTGCGCATACCCGCTTTTGAGGGCGTTCACCTGCACGCGATGGTGGCAGGGCCAGACGATGGCCCCCTCGCCGTGCTGCTCCACGGGTTTCCCGAATGCTGGTACTCGTGGCGGCGGCAGATGCCGGCCCTGGCCAAGGCGGGGTTCCGCGTGGTGGCCCCCGACCAGCGCGGCTACAACCTCAGCGACAAGCCGTCGGACGTGCACGCCTACCGTCTGGACGCGCTGACGGCGGACGTGGCCGCGATTCTGGACTGGGCCGGGCGCGAGCGCGCCGTCATCGTGGGGCACGACTGGGGCGGGGCGGTGGCCTGGCGCTTCGCCATGGACTACCCCGACCGCGTGGAGCGCCTCGTCATCATGAACGCGCCGCACCCTGTGGCGTTCGCCCGCGAACTGCGGCACTGGAGCCAGCGGCGGCGCAGTTGGTACATGTTCTTCTTCCAGATTCCATGGCTGCCGGAGGCGCTGTTGGCCCTGTCGCCTATGGGAACGGCCCGCTTCTTCTTCCGCAAGGTCGCCGTCCGCAAGGGCGCCTTTTCGGACGATGACCTGCGGGCCTTCGCCGCGGCCATGGCTCAGCCCGGCGCGCTCCGCTCCATGATCCACTGGTACCGCGCCGCGTTTCGGCATCCCCCGGCCCAGCGCGTGCGCCCCATTGAAGCGCCCACCCTGCTCATCTGGGCGGTGGACGACATCGCGCTGGGCGTGGAGTTGACGCGCGGCCTGGAGAAGTGGGTGCCTAATCTCACCATCCACTACATCCCGGACTGCGGGCATTGGGTTCAAAACGAGGCCGCCGAGGAGGTCAACGGGGCGCTGCTGGATTTTCTGGGCGCGCGCGGGGCATAG